A genomic segment from Oncorhynchus keta strain PuntledgeMale-10-30-2019 chromosome 7, Oket_V2, whole genome shotgun sequence encodes:
- the LOC127931123 gene encoding uncharacterized protein LOC127931123 yields MKPALRIWSPVRLLGPAYMAPALRTVSPVRLHSPVRVIPPRRTGRATGSIQPGKVGQARCSRAPVRLHSPVYPVPPPRTSPPVAAPRTRLPVRVLGPVPPKPAPHTRPTVRFACPALPEPSSSPALPESPACPALPEPSSSSALPESPACPELPVCKEPPELPVCKEPPELPVCKEPPELPVCKELPVCKEPPELPVCKEPPLSRPGLSILCFLYYFGQARV; encoded by the coding sequence atgaagccggctctacgcatctggtctccagtgcgtctccttgggccggcttacatggcaccagccttgcgcacggtgtccccggttcgcctgcatagcccagtgcgggttattccacctcgccgcactggcagggcgaccgggagtattcaaccaggtaaggttgggcaggctcggtgctcaagagctccagtgcgcctgcacagtccggtctatccagtaccacctccacgcaccagccctccggtggcagctccccgcaccaggcttcctgtgcgtgtcctcggcccagtaccaccaaaGCCAGCACCAcacaccaggcctacagtgcgcttcgcctgtccagcgctgccagagccttcctcctctccagcgctgccggagtctcccgcctgtccagcgctgccggagccttcctcctcgtcagcgctgccggagtctcccgcctgtccagagctgccagtctgcaaggagccgccagagctgccagtctgcaaggagccgccagagctgccagtctgcaaggagccgccagagctgccagtctgcaaggagctgccagtctgcaaggagccgccggagctgccagtctgcaaggagccgccactgtcacgccctggccttagtattttgtgttttctatattattttggtcaggccagggtgtga